The Spinacia oleracea cultivar Varoflay chromosome 2, BTI_SOV_V1, whole genome shotgun sequence DNA segment tttattaaatttaacGTGTTGGGCCAGGTCGTGTGATGCCTTATTgtattttttacaaaaaaatacGGCACATGTCCCACGACTTCTGCCCATGCCAGGCCGTGCTTGTTTGTGCCGGTCGGCCTTGGACTGGCCCGGTCCACAACCATATATCTTTATCTTTAGGTACACAAGGCCCATTGGCCTAACATGTAGGCCTATAATTAAGGCCCGGGCCATGCCCAGTtctaaatgaaactaaaaaacCATGAGTAATGTCTTGTACGTAGTaatccctctgtatttatttaagggatatacttgtcttttccggccgtatttatttaagatacacatttgacatttttagtaacttatcaaccccactatctaattaaataatctatctacaccccactCTCACCCCatccccctaaaatgacatggtctccgcttgttttacttattaaaatatataaCCAATCTcacttattttattactttatttcattcaattcttctttttAATAGCCGTGTCCgatcaagtgtatctcttaaataaatacggaggggaGTATGTAATTCTATGCTTCAATTTTAACCAATTCTGTGCTCATCCAATGCTAACAGGTGGCTGATCTAATAAGGAAGCAGAAGCGGAACCCATTTAGCAGCAGAACAGAAAAGAATGATGGAGAGGGTAGTAGCGTGGTCGAAAAGATCGGTATGGCCGGGGCAGCAGTCGCTGGAGTAGCAATGTTAGCATGGGGCGTATCAAATATCATGTTTGGCGAAAGCTCTTctaatcatcatcaacaacagcaacaacaacaacaacaacaacaacaacaacaacaacaacaagaagcAAAGAACAAAGCAAAAGTACCTCAAATGTTGGCCAGGTTTAAAAGCCCGGAAAAGATTGAACATTTCATCCTTCATTACAGTGGATCCGACATCAATCAGCTCCAAAACGGAGGTGCAGGCTGCATAATCAGAAACggtcaaggaaaatttgtaacaGCAGAAACCTACAACCTTGATCACCTCTTCACCGGGCCGGGTCAGCCCGGTCAATACAATGTGGCTATAGGAGAAGCAATAGGTTGGAGAAATGGGTTGAGGTTAGCCAAAGCCAAAAATATTAGACTTTCTCTCATTATAGGTGACAATAAGGAGGTTATTGACCGTGTTCGTGGCCTCGAGAGGAGAGCCCCGAAAGTGGCTTTGTTAAATGAGATTATCGGCGAGATTCGAGAGGGACTAATTGAGCTACGCATTGATCCTATGAACCAGGTCAGACTCATTGGAAGAGAGGATAACAAAGTTGCTAATGAGTTGGCTTTTAGGGGGTCTAAACTCGGGTATGGACAAGAGAGTTGTTATGCTAGTGGTGAAGTTCTTCCTTTTAAGCTGGCCCATTTAATCACGCAAGAGGAAATAGATTGGCCTGATTTCGTCATCTGATCTGGTATGATCTTGTCTGGTTTTGTGTGGTGCGTACGTGTGTGTATCTGGGGCTCATCAATGGTACAACATAGTGTACGATGAAAGTTACCCGTGTATCTTGCCTTGTAAGGTTGCCCAGTCTATTCATCAACATAGAATCATATTAATGTACTGGCAACTTCAATTTAATTACTAGGTCATTTATGATTATGTTATGGGTTATTTGTGAGAATGTTGTGAACTTGTTGTCAAAGCATAAACAAAACTGGTTTCCTTTACGCATATTCCATAGTCCGTATTAAAGATGACTATGGGTCGGGTTGAGCCCATGGGTCTGAATTAGTCCTACCCACAGCCAAACAAATTTGCATCGGGTCGGGTCTTGTCCTTGTGCCTAAatctaattttactaaatttaacgTGCTTTGTCATACCGATTCGGGTCATATCGTGTATCATCgtgcttttccaaaaaatgcGGCTCCACCCCGGCCCACAACTTCATGCACAtgtcgtgctatgcttttttcATGCTTGGTCGGGCTGGCGCACAACCCATCTTTACTCCGTATTAGCTAAGTCCTTAAATTCGCGAATCGTAATGATGGAGTTAGTTACCACGACAAACATCCCTAGGGAagatataaaataaacgaatactaccatattttctatttaCCTCGGTGAGAATTTCATGGTTACCGGTTGAAAGTACACTATTAACGTGACAATTTAATCAAACAAAGAGAATATATACTTGTATAATCGATTAAAATTACTCCAATATCAAAGAACCTTGATTATTTAAAAGACCAATTGGTAAAGTAAAGAAATTAGTCAAAAGCAGAGTAAAGTTTTCCACTGATTATTATggattaattttaattggtcacTTTAACAATGCTAGGCAGTACTTTGGTGAACAAGTTTTCTTGGGAAAGTTTCCTTCTTCCTATTTTCATGATTCCAAATGATCGGAAAatcattaatttgttgaaacaTCATCAAACTCACTAAAAAAGAGAATGAAAGACAATAAATATACCatttcaaccaatagaaaaacATAGTGTACAAGATGCTTTGTACACTAGGTATACATGCAATAGGATCCCAAATGACCGTTTGAAACTTTTGAAAGGATCAAAGGAGGCTAGATTAAACCAATTATAATAAATGATTTTGATTCACTTGTATTTTACTTATGACTCATTCGGTAACAAAAGAATCTTCATTGATTAACCTCTCTATTGTTCGGAGTATTTTGACCTGCGATTTTGTTTTACGGAGTATCTCTTTTGAGAGTTTAGGTTGTTTTCAATTTGGCTCACTAGTGAAACTTTTTATGTGGTGTTGTGAGACAGACTtagttctttttctttctttttttgttgaGGGGAGAGAAGTTAGGTCCCCAACTATAATCAATTGAATAAAATCAAAAGTTCTCTCAAAATTACAATAAATCGATAacgatatactccctccgtcccttaatactcgcatcgttttgactggacacgcatgccgatgcacaactttgaccaccaatatctttaactacatattataaaaacttataaaattttaatattttgaaaatatatattaagatgaagccaacaatatattatatactaatattagttttcatatactagaaataaaatagggtcaaagtgaattatgtgaatagtgcaaaaagtcaaaacggtgcgagtattaagggacagagggagtagaagAGAGTATGTACAAGTGTCAACTTTCATTCTCAGCGATCAAAGTTTTGCCAAAGTTTATATGATTTAATTTGATATGTATTTGTTGAGTTTTGACTCCATTAATCCCCGAATAACTTTTGAATGATGAACtaattttagaaaataaataaatctaatatatatatatatataaaggggagttttttggagagATTTCGGAGTGCCGCATAGGATGGTCATGTCATTAagtgtaatttaaaataaatattaaataaagataaaaatgaaaatgaaattttGAGATAATTTAGAATCTGTTTAGCAATCTGATAAGTccaacaaacaaaaaaatacaaattagcaaaataacaaaaagataaaaagataaaaatttggaacaaaacaaaaagataaaaatttggaaataaacaaacgATAAAAATTACCAATGAAGATTAATTATTGGTAATTTTTATCATTTGTCGCAGGTCAACCCTACCTCCCCCAATTCTTTTTTTTATGATCTACTGTATATGACTATATATAAACCATGAAGATGAATTACTAATTGTTCGCATGTCAACTCTACCTCCCCAAACACTACGACATATaagatcaaagagggcgaaaaataTCGCCCTCTTTGATTTAAATATCGCAGGGCGATTTTTATATCGCCCTCCCATCGCCCTGTTAGGCTCGTTGTATTAGCTTAGCAGGGCAAGTAAtatttttcgccctctttgattgaAATCAAAGAGGGCAATATGCTTCGCCCTCTTTGATTCAAATCAGAGAGGACGACTTTTTTCCGCCCTCTTTGATTGAAATCATGGAGGACGACTTTTTTTGCCCTCTTTGATTATTTCAAGGAAGTCATTCTATTTTCGCCCTTACTGATTGGAATCAAGAAGGGCAGTCtatttcgccctctttgattgtATCTAGGGACACCTGTTTTTGCGCCCTctattttgcttttttatttctatttttttatagGCTAGCCAATACAGCAAATAAATTAACCTacatgggattcgaacccacatctttgcgcatttgcacaatgctcttccagttgagctaataggttagtGCTACTTATATATTTAGATCTCCGATTCCAAAATGAGGAGATAAACATGCGAGCTAGTTGTCCTTGTTCCGACGATAGAGCTTTAAAGTACTAGTAAATACTATCTTAACCAACTAGATACTGCTATCTAACCCTATATACTTTGTCATCTGAAATCAAAGCTCAAGAGGCATGTACCTTTTTTAAGTTGATGCATTCATGTACCTTTTTTACAGATATCTCATATGAAATTGCAAGACACGTACAGGTTGTCTGGATTCATTCCTGGTGCCATGTAGAGATTGCCTAGAATCCATTCCTTGTGCTGACCTGAGCTAACAAAATATTTGCAAAACCAAATTATATTTTACTCCATTGAATATATCATATCCAAATAAGGCTATTATGCAAAACTGCCACATTTAAAAATAAACATGAAACACTTTGAACAGACACAATGTCCCAAACAACATATAACTATGCTGAAGCTGAAACTGAAACTGAAACTGAAACTAAGCAATAAAATACCAGAACATATGCACATAAAAATGTATCGTGAAAGACTTTTAACAGAAATATGTAACTCGTCAGATTGCTTGCCACAGCTCAAGAAATTAGCCAGGGAAACAGGTAGCTtaatgaaatgaaaaagaagGATACCTATATGCAGTGACAAGGTCAGAGGAGAACAAGGTGTATAAAAGACCTGCTTCAGAAAGATCAAAAATATAATGAATCTAGAGTGATTAAACACTCTCTGTAGcagaaaagagaaaaagacCATGTAAGAGAGCAAGCTTACTACCTTAGTGGTGACTTGCCTTTTGGTACGAACAACAATAACCTAACTCTAACCTCATAATAGTGTAATAGGGAAAGGTAGGGTCGATCCCACTTAAAATTGGATTTATCAAACTATTTCTAATGAAAGTTAGAAACCCCTGTTTTGAGATTTTATGAACTAGCTAACTTAAGTACTAACTGGAAAATAAAATAGTAAATAAAAGACTAagaaacaaataattaatagaaataaaataaaatagggaTTGAGAATTATATTTTGGCATTGAAATATTAACTGATCATAATATGCCCTCTAATCATCATCAGTGAGCTTGCGAACAGCACACACAACCAAAACCTTTTCGGTATTAGCCAATTGATGATTGTGAAGGTTTATGAGACCAAAAGGCGAAAAACCCATAACCATGATTACATCATAATGAAAGGTACCTTCAGTTGACACTATTGAACAGAAATTCTTGGCAATGCAAATATCCATATAACATCTAAAAACTAACCTAAATTGTGAAAGATATTTTTTTATACCTGCAGAACTTATACGAGAAAGCCAAACATTAATCTACATTTCTACTTTTAGCCATCTAAAAGAAACTAAACAGCAACCATGATTTCAATATAAATGTAAAATGTAAAACTGATAAATTAATTACTATACCCAACAGCACGAAGAGACAGGCGTTCAGCTTGTTCAAACTCAGCAATGTATTACTAGTTTGTCTGCGGACAAGAATCTCACCTCTGTCAACAACCGTATTTGGTGAACATGGTCCTTGCCAGGAAACAAAGGTCTTATGTTCATGAGCTCCATGAATATGCAGCCCACAGACCACAAGGACAAACTAACAATATCATTATTATATAATCATATTCATACATAATACGAAGTACAACTTTTCTGCCTATTAGTCAGTTACCAATTTATCACATCTCATGCATAAACTCCACAATAATATAAGAACTACATACATAGACTTAAACGGAATAGGCAACATACAAGGACGAATAAACATTCAAAAGTCCAACTGTATTTGCACATTACAGAGAAAAAAACACTAGGAATTAGAGAAAGAACTACACTATAACTCTAATCTCACATCAAGTAATCAGAGAATATAAAGAAAATCCaaatcaacaacaaaattaCAACATATGAatcaaattaatataataacacAAATAAATTTCAATGATTAAATCACAAACGGCATAGATATAAAattatagaaaataaaaaaatcgaaaaactTTGAATTATGTCAATTCTGCAAAATTTGAATGTTCAACATCAATTGGCATGAATATGCTGcagaaatcaaattcaaaaagtACGATCGAGGCCTAGTACCTGAAATTGAAGGTTGATCTGAAAGGAACGAGTAACTCCAACACAGACCTCAAATTGTAAGATTCCATAGATCtgcaaaccaaaaccctaaaattaACCAAAAACAGCAAATTAACAGGGATTTTAGTATTGAGTTTTCAGTAAACTCAACAAATTATATAGACGAACATATATTGAGTCTAATTAACAAATTGTGGTTCCATAAGAAATCAATAATTCACAAACATCAAAAGAACAGGCAAAACCACAAACAtcgctaattcaaaataatacGAATTACAAATCTGCTTCTTATGGTAAACAAATCAATTACAATTtaaatgaaaaataacattaattaagaaaataattcgaatcttatcactaaaatacagtAACATGAGAtgataaatacggagtaatgaaCTAGTAATTCAAATGCCAGCAAAAAAACGCGAAGAAGTTGAGCAAATATGATACCAGACGAACTTCGGATATGAAGCAAATATGTGCGATTGGACCAAATTTCAAGCAAGCTCAACCAAATTTCAAGCGAACTCAATCAAATTTCAGTCGAACTCAACCAAAACgcataaaattagggtttatgacCAGAGAAATTGAAGAtggagagggagagagaaagctaAACTGAATATTTAagggagagaaagagaaattgAGAAGAGAAAGCTAAATTGAAGATTTAGGGAGAGAACAAGCTAACTGAAGATTGGAGTTTTCATTTTGGTATTCTCAGAAAGAAAATTTGGGTGAAGTTTGGTATTCGGAGTTTGCAGTTTCAAGGAGTTGGGgatgctattttttttttaaaaaaatgatcaaagagggcgaaattTGAGAAGTCGCCCTCTTTAATGTAAATCAAAGAAGGCAAAGAATACTTTCGCCCTCTTTGTTTTTACCAACCAAGGCAATGTTTGTTTGCCATATTTGATTTGTTCTATTAGGACGATTTAGTAGTTGcctttctttttataaaaaaatcgcCCTGGTTGTTTctaattcttgtagtgaaactCTATGTTTATTTAGTTTATATATATGTGTAGTATATATTTCATGTTTTGTTGAATGAATTTGTTTTGTTCAAAGTAAGTTGAGTTAATATCACGTTCATTTTCTCCACAGTTAATGATCATTGTTCATTGTGTATTGTAATGTGTTCGTTGATTGAGAGTCGTGGCTAGAGACTCAAAGCGGGAGGTAATATTTGCAGCGCAACCAGAAGAATGTGTGTCCTGCTACAAGCCTACAACCAATTATACTcttttttaacaaatttaaattttaGTACTAGGAATTTTTTCTATACCAATATATTACCTCCATTGAGCCATAATACCAAGGGTTTTGTTGAAGAATTATGCGGAGACTCCACAAAGTAGTAGAATAGTGTTTTAGGGGCAGCTTCATCCAACGTTACATATCCACTATATTGGTCAAAATCTACCCCAGTCTCCATGATATTTTACTAtgtatgataaattttatatttatctTTTGCATCAAAAATTTTATATTATATCATccaattacaaaaattatacGATAAAAGTTTAACGAATTATATTTGTGGTTAAAAAGCTAACATTAAAGATAAATATCCCCCATCTCGGTCTCCCCCGGCCTCtacaaaaattaataataaaaaaataataaattcaaaGATTAACATAAAAAAGCAAAAATATAAAGATAGATTTGTTGTAATATTTAATTAGAAGTCTAGCTTAAGTCATCTATATCCTGTTATGCGGAGTACTTATTATGGttgaatatataaaaaaaaacaatcattATCCCGTATTATTTGAATCgtattatttaaatttgttattttctaaatataaaCCATATAATATTGGGCTTCAAATAAACCAATAAAAAAATTGGATTACAATAATAAAACATAGAAAATGCAATTAAATTaacccgtgcaatgcacgagcttcaaatctagtaaataaataaataagagtaTATTTTATAATCATGATCGAACGATTTCCTACAATATTGTTTAAAGATAAAATAATTCCCAAAATATTCCAACTTTCTAACTTATTTTCctccataccgtccacgtcagcatgaaagaaagaaaaataattttttttcccggtTCAGCTTAGAACCGCCAATTAAAATGACAGTTTTGTTTTAAAACAAACCGCCATTTGAATTGGCGGTTCAATGGTATAAACCACTAACTCAAATGACGGTTTGCTTTATAACAAAAAACGCACGGTTTTTGTTGTGTTATGTTAACCGCTACCTGAAATGGCTGTTCATTAAATACATAAGCCGCTATTTCAAATATCGGTTTATCCCTTTAAACTGATGTTTCAGATATCGGTTTATTGTagattttataaataaaaaaaaaaataaaccggACGTTCTTACTATATAGACACTAGAGTAgaaaataagttaaaaaaaatagcGTATTTTAAAAATTTAGGAATCTGCAAGTGTTAATGAAGGAAATTGCTGATCACCGATTAATTAAAGTCCAAAGACAAGAGGAGCTCTCACTCTCACTCACTCACTGAAAAACGAGCAAAAAAAGCCCCTCCAAAGACGAAATGCTCTGTGCAACAACTCGCCCACTATTCAACTCACCAGCCACCCACTTCACCACGCGCCACCCTCTCCTCCGCCGCTATTCTCCCTCCTGCACCACTCGAATCACAATGTCCTCCACCCCTTCACCATCAACCATCGAACACATTGTCCTCTTCAACGTAAAACCCACCGCAGACGCCACCCAACTCTCCGCCATGGTCAACGGTCTAAACGGCCTTAACACCCTCCCAATGGTCCTCTACCTCACCGCCGGAAAACTCCACCGCGACCGCTCATCCTCTCTCTCCTTCACCCACATGCTTCACAGCAGGTACCGCACAAAAGAAGATCTAGCCAACTACTCCGCCCACCAGGATCATCTCTCCGTCGTCCGAAGCAGCGTTTTGCCTATCTGCGACGATTTATTGGCCGTAGATTGGGTGGCGGGGAATCTCGAGGGTCCGATTGGGGTTAAACCCGGTTCCGCCATGAGGCTTCAGCTTGTCAAGCTTAAGGAAGGGTTAGAAGAGACAAAAAAGAGGGAAGTATTTGAtgtgattagtggattgaaggAGAAAACGAGCGGAATTGAGCAATTAACTTATGGGGAGAACTTTTCGCCGGCGAGAGCGAAAGGGTTTGAGATTTGTTCAATTGGGGTTTTTGGTGGGATTAAGGAATTGGATTCTTTGGAATCGGATTCTGAAATTGCTAAAGAGAAAGACAAGGTTAGGGATTCTATTGATTCTCTTGTCATTGTTGATTATGTTGTTCCACCTTCGCCTTCAAATCTTTGATTCATCATTGTAGATTTTTCTGTAATGGGATGAGTTGCATTTTGATCATGTTTCCTTCAAATGCACTGGATAAATAACATTGTGATCGTGTTGTTCTGCATTCAAATCAATGTGCTAGTCTTTGATTCATGATCATACAATTGCATTTTGATGATGTATCTTCAATTTCAAATGCACTGAATAAATAACATTGTGATCGTGTTGTTCCACATTCAAATCAATGTGCTAGTCTTTGATTCGTGATCATTGTTTTCTATACTGGATGAGTTGCATTTTGATCATATTGACTTCAAATGCACTGAATTATTAACACTTTAATTATGTTCTTCTGCCTTCAAATAAATTGACTAGTATTTGATTCATGCTCACTGTTTGCTGCTGTAATGGATGAAATACATTTTGTTAATGTTGCCTTCAAATGTAACGAATTGTTAACACTTTGATTATGTTGTTCCGCCTTCGAATAAATCGGCTAGTCTTTGATTCATTCTCATTGTTTGCTTTAATGGATAACTTGATAAGTAACATTTTGATCAAGGATTACCAGTGCCcttatattgatgatatttGAATTTTATGCAATTCTTTATGGGAAGTTTGATTTTCTCAACGGATTTTCGTGTTAAAGGAGTGAATTTGTGGGGGTTTATTCAGATTTGATAATCAGCATATTTGTGCCTACTGTTGGGAACTATGATATTAAATTGTTTGTGCAATTGACATATTTGTAGGAGTTTAAAGGCTTAAATCTTACAATGAGTTTGTATAGGGAGTGTCAATGTTGGGTTTTAGAGGATTAATTGTTATTGGTGTTGTGCGGTTTAGTGGATTAATTGTTATTGGTTTGAATCGTTTGGCATATCTACCCTGCGTGCAGCATCTTGGATTGTGACTTGTGGTGTGGCTAATGACAACTTGTGTAGGATTTAAGGAAATGACCGTTGCTTAATCAAATTAGGTGCTGGATTAACTTGCATGAACACCATTCCATGTTTTGCATATTTTATCCTGCTAAATTCAACATGTGTGCTTATTTTATTCATA contains these protein-coding regions:
- the LOC110797923 gene encoding uncharacterized protein, with protein sequence MRTHNISTIKVDTNSSPNKQPKTHNNTKMSLWSTLLNSKSYTLNFDGSHNNQANKSGAGCVIWDNQSGDFVIAASYNLTDSYPDYCNVAIAEAVALRNGLQLARDRNLNVTVIEGDSTEVIDHVLGRSRRPPSTPPLNGIIRQIVGMVNRVSQKVVIVDREANQVADKLAYLGCNKVEDGGYNVFMNFTSLPLQVADLIRKQKRNPFSSRTEKNDGEGSSVVEKIGMAGAAVAGVAMLAWGVSNIMFGESSSNHHQQQQQQQQQQQQQQQQQEAKNKAKVPQMLARFKSPEKIEHFILHYSGSDINQLQNGGAGCIIRNGQGKFVTAETYNLDHLFTGPGQPGQYNVAIGEAIGWRNGLRLAKAKNIRLSLIIGDNKEVIDRVRGLERRAPKVALLNEIIGEIREGLIELRIDPMNQVRLIGREDNKVANELAFRGSKLGYGQESCYASGEVLPFKLAHLITQEEIDWPDFVI
- the LOC110797924 gene encoding stress-response A/B barrel domain-containing protein UP3; the protein is MLCATTRPLFNSPATHFTTRHPLLRRYSPSCTTRITMSSTPSPSTIEHIVLFNVKPTADATQLSAMVNGLNGLNTLPMVLYLTAGKLHRDRSSSLSFTHMLHSRYRTKEDLANYSAHQDHLSVVRSSVLPICDDLLAVDWVAGNLEGPIGVKPGSAMRLQLVKLKEGLEETKKREVFDVISGLKEKTSGIEQLTYGENFSPARAKGFEICSIGVFGGIKELDSLESDSEIAKEKDKVRDSIDSLVIVDYVVPPSPSNL